One part of the Podarcis muralis chromosome 3, rPodMur119.hap1.1, whole genome shotgun sequence genome encodes these proteins:
- the H3-3A gene encoding histone H3.3 gives MARTKQTARKSTGGKAPRKQLATKAARKSAPSTGGVKKPHRYRPGTVALREIRRYQKSTELLIRKLPFQRLVREIAQDFKTDLRFQSAAIGALQEASEAYLVGLFEDTNLCAIHAKRVTIMPKDIQLARRIRGERA, from the exons ATGGCTCGTACCAAGCAAACTGCCCGTAAATCCACCGGTGGGAAGGCGCCCAGGAAGCAACTGGCGACAAAAGCCGCTCGCAAGAGCGCGCCCTCTACTGGTGGGGTCAAGAAACCTCATCGCTACAG GCCAGGTACTGTGGCTCTTCGTGAAATCAGGCGTTATCAGAAGTCAACCGAACTTCTTATCCGCAAACTTCCTTTTCAGCGCCTGGTGCGTGAAATTGCTCAGGACTTCAAAACAGATCTGCGTTTCCAGAGCGCAGCTATTGGTGCTTTGCAG GAGGCAAGTGAGGCCTACCTGGTTGGCCTGTTTGAAGACACCAACCTGTGTGCTATTCACGCCAAACGTGTCACAATCATGCCAAAAGATATCCAGCTAGCACGCCGCATACGTGGAGAGCGTGCTTAA